The proteins below come from a single Panicum hallii strain FIL2 chromosome 7, PHallii_v3.1, whole genome shotgun sequence genomic window:
- the LOC112900263 gene encoding amino acid transporter AVT1I-like: MAISGAASRGAADGDDSAASLQGLEHPLLHAYEARKDDPAAAGDREAQRFGPEADGGASFVRTCFNGLNALSGVGLLSIPYALSEGGWLSLALLLVVAAVCCYTGLLLQRCMDASPAARGYPEIGELAFGRGGRLAASAFLYAELYLVAIGFLILEGDNLDKLFPGTSLGLALGGGRLVVICGKQLFVVLVALVILPTTWLRSLGVLAYVSASGVLASAVVVVCVLWTAVADGVGFRAQGRMINVSGLPTALGLYTFCYCGHAIFPTLCNSMKEKKKFSRVLGICFAACTLNYGSMAILGYLMYGDDVKSQVTLNLPEGRVSSKLAIYTTLINPFSKYALMVTPLATAVEERLLTAGTKSKRSFSVLIRTLLVVSTVVVALAVPFFGHLMALVGSLLSVMASMLLPCVFYLKIFGVARCGGAEVALIVAILVLGSLVAATGTYSSLKKIVHEF; this comes from the exons atgGCCATTAGCGGGGCGGCGTCGCGCGGCGCTGCCGACGGCGACGACTCGGCGGCCTCGCTGCAGGGCCTCGAGCACCCCCTCCTCCACGCCTACGAGGCGCGCAAGGATGatcccgcggcggcgggcgaccGCGAGGCGCAGCGCTTCGGCCCGGAGGCCGACGGCGGCGCGAGCTTCGTGCGGACCTGCTTCAACGGCCTCAACGCCCTCTCCG GCGTCGGGCTGCTGTCCATCCCGTACGCGCTGTCGGAGGGCGGGTGGCTGAGCCTGGCGCTCCTGCTCGTCGTCGCGGCGGTCTGCTGCTACACGGGCCTGCTCCTGCAGCGGTGCATGGACGCGTCCCCGGCCGCGCGGGGGTACCCGGAGATCGGCGAGCTCGCgttcggccgcggcggccgcctcgCCGCGTCCGCGTTCCTCTACGCCGAGCTCTACCTCGTCGCCATCGGCTTCCTCATCCTGGAGGGGGacaacctggacaagctgttcccGGGCACCAGCCTCGGCCTCGCGCTCGGCGGGGGCCGCCTCGTCGTCATCTGCGGGAAGCAGCTCTTCGTGGTGCTCGTCGCGCTCGTCATCCTGCCCACCACGTGGCTCCGGAGCCTGGGCGTGCTCGCGTACGTGTCGGCCAGCGGCGTCCTCGCGTCGGCCGTCGTGGTCGTCTGCGTGCTGTGGACCGCCGTGGCGGACGGCGTCGGGTTCAGGGCGCAGGGGAGGATGATCAATGTCAGTGGCCTGCCAACGGCTCTGGGCCTGTACACCTTCTGCTACTGCGGTCATGCCATCTTCCCAACGCTCTGCAACTCCatgaaggaaaagaagaagttcTCTCGG GTGCTTGGCATATGCTTTGCGGCCTGCACCCTGAACTACGGATCCATGGCGATCCTCGGCTACCTCATGTACGGCGACGACGTCAAGTCCCAGGTGACGCTGAACCTGCCGGAGGGGAGGGTCAGCTCGAAGCTGGCCATCTACACGACGCTGATCAACCCGTTCTCCAAGTACGCCCTGATGGTGACGCCGCTCGCTACGGCGGTCGAGGAGAGgctgctcaccgccggcacCAAGAGCAAGAGGTCCTTCAGCGTACTGATCAGGACCCTCCTCGTCGTCAGCACGGTAGTCGTCGCGCTCGCCGTGCCCTTCTTCGGCCACCTGATGGCGCTCGTGGGCTCGCTCCTCAGCGTCATGGCCTCGATGCTGCTCCCCTGCGTCTTCTACCTCAAGATCTTCGGCGTGGCGCGGTGCGGCGGGGCGGAAGTCGCGCTGATCGTCGCGATCCTCGTCCTTGGCTCCCTGGTGGCTGCCACGGGGACGTACTCTTCTCTGAAGAAGATTGTTCACGAGTTCTGA
- the LOC112900264 gene encoding uncharacterized protein LOC112900264, with product MRSDIPDRRFPSLKTPPAAFRTLHKLTPCPLITTEAVDFAALTPLLLPHPSLISSTVRTTRKQHPSKGRSSDRERGAEARSGGGGGMDRNLSGLLIGCVGAAVTLLAYNQTVVTSTQCIAAGFVILLFALGVKEGIISL from the coding sequence ATGCGAAGTGACATCCCGGATCGGCGCTTCCCAAGCCTGAAGACGCCACCCGCGGCCTTCCGCACCCTCCACAAGCTGACCCCGTGTCCCCTCATCACCACCGAAGCCGTTGACTTTGCTGCCTTaactccccttcttcttccccatcCTTCCCTCATCTCGTCCACGGTCCGCACCACACGCAAACAACATCCAAGCAAGGGGAGGAGCAGCGATCGGGAGCGAGGCGCGGAGGcaagaagcggcggcggcggcggcatggacCGGAACCTGAGCGGGCTCCTGATCGGGTGCGTGGGCGCCGCCGTGACGCTGCTGGCGTACAACCAGACGGTGGTGACCAGCACGCAGTGCATCGCCGCGGGCTTCGTCATCCTCCTCTTCGCCCTCGGCGTCAAGGAGGGCATCATATCCCTCTGA
- the LOC112901069 gene encoding casparian strip membrane protein 2 — translation MTKDVVVEHGESSKAPLVAPVASGVGRAASVADVFLRFLAIVGTIASAIAMGTTNETLPFFTQFIQFEAKYSDLPSFTFFVAANAVVCTYLVLSIPLSIVHIVRPRARYSRLVLVFFDAAMLTLLTAGASAAAAIVYLAHKGNVRANWFAICQQFDSFCERISGSLIGSFAAMVLLIMLIFLSAFALARRH, via the exons ATGACGAAGGACGTGGTTGTCGAGCACGGGGAGAGCTCCAAGGCGCCCCTGGTGGCGCCGGTGGCGTCGGGCGTCGGCCGCGCCGCGTCCGTTGCCGACGTCTTCCTCCGGTTCCTCGCCATCGTCGGCACCATCGCCAGCGCCATCGCCATGGGCACCACCAACGAGACGCTCCCCTTCTTCACGCAGTTCATCCAGTTCGAGGCCAAGTACAGCGACCTGCCGTCCTTCAC GTTCTTCGTGGCGGCGAACGCGGTGGTGTGCACGTACCTGGTGCTGTCCATCCCGCTCTCCATCGTGCACATCGTCCGGCCCAGGGCGCGCTACAGCCGCctggtcctcgtcttcttcgaCGCG GCGATGCTGACCCTGCTGACGGCCGgtgcgtcggcggcggcggcgatcgtGTACCTGGCGCACAAGGGCAACGTGCGGGCCAACTGGTTCGCCATCTGCCAGCAGTTCGACTCCTTCTGCGAGCGCATCTCGGGCTCCCTCATCGGCTCCTTCGCCGCCATGGTCCTGCTCATAATGCTCATCTTCCTCTCCGCCTTCGCGCTCGCCAGGCGCCACTGA
- the LOC112898953 gene encoding cyclic pyranopterin monophosphate synthase, mitochondrial-like encodes MSVSLLLKGVFMMSIFRSILPRVARSNGWRCFSTRIPYDNIAELNKEMESIFGESPSPSPLGSSPPQQPVQPAHEAEDSQPVLTHTDSSGQAKMVDVSPKEDSKRVAIASCRVLLGQKVFNLVASNEIAKGDVLTVAKIAGITGAKQTSNLIPLCHNINLSHVRVDLILNEEDSSVVIEGEATTSGKTGVEMEAMTAVAIAGLTVYDMCKPLQRTFV; translated from the exons ATGTCTGTTTCCTTGTTGCTGAAGGGTGTGTTTATGATGTCCATCTTCCGCTCCATCCTCCCAAGAGTAGCAAGATCTAATGGCTGGAGATGCTTTTCCACTAGGATTCCTTACGATAATATAGCAGAGCTAAATAAG GAAATGGAATCAATATTTGGTGAATCTCCATCACCCAGTCCGTTAGGGTCAAGTCCTCCCCAGCAACCAGTCCAGCCTGCTCATGAAGCTGAGGATTCACAACCAGTGCTTACACATACTGATAGCAGCGGACAGGCAAAGATGGTTGACGTCTCACCCAAAGAAGACAGTAAGAGAGTTGCTATAGCTAGTTGCAGGGTCTTGCTTGGCCAAAAGGTGTTTAATTTGGTTGCATCAAATGAGATCGCGAAAGGAGATGTCCTTACTGTTGCAAAGATTGCTGGAATAACTGGAGCAAAGCAAACTAGCAATCTTATACCCCTGTGCCACAACATTAATCTTTCCCATGTTCGTGTTGATCTTATTCTCAATGAAGAGGATTCTAGTGTCGTGATAGAAGGGGAAGCCACAACCAGCGGAAAGACAGGGGTTGAGATGGAAGCAATGACTGCAGTAGCCATTGCCGGCCTCACAGTTTATGACATGTGCAAGCCGCTTCAAAGGACATTTGTATAA
- the LOC112901589 gene encoding NAC domain-containing protein 92-like gives MELPPGFRFHPTDEELITHYLARKVADTRFAALAVGEADLNKSEPWDLPSLAKMGEKEWYFFCLKDRKYPTGLRTNRATEAGYWKATGKDKDIFRGKALVGSKKTLVFYTGRAPKGEKSGWVMHEYRLHGKLPGAVPRTASAKNEWVLCRVFKKSLVAGVAPAAKRGAMEMDDIASISHLPPLMDVSSGAAAVGCNPAAAHVTCFSNALEGQFFNQTAPPQAAASATDHLGLASSSPFLSSFTQYGPLHHGGVSLVQLLESSGYGGGGDLPDMPKQQQQQQGGGERERLSASQDTGLTSDAHPEISSSSGQRFDTEQLWGY, from the exons ATGGAGCTGCCCCCGGGCTTCCGCTTCCACCCCACCGACGAGGAGCTCATCACGCACTACCTCGCCCGCAAGGTCGCCGACACCCGCTTCGCGGCGCTCGCCGTCGGCGAGGCCGACCTCAACAAGTCCGAGCCCTGGGACCTGCCGT CGCTGGCGAAGATGGGGGAGAAGGAGTGGTACTTCTTCTGCCTCAAGGACCGCAAGTACCCGACGGGGCTGAGGACGAACCGGGCCACGGAGGCCGGGTACTGGAAGGCCACGGGCAAGGACAAGGACATCTTCAGGGGCAAGGCCCTCGTCGGCTCCAAGAAGACGCTCGTCTTCTACACGGGGAGGGCGCCCAAGGGCGAGAAGTCCGGCTGGGTCATGCACGAGTACCGCCTCCACGGCAAGCTCCCCGGCGCCGTGCCCAGGACCGCATCGGCCAAG AACGAGTGGGTTCTGTGCAGGGTGTTCAAGAAGAGCCTTGTCGCAGGTGTGGCGCCAGCAGCCAAACGGGGCGCCATGGAGATGGACGACATAGCATCCATCTCCCACCTCCCTCCGCTGATGGACGTgtcctccggcgccgccgccgtcggatGCAACCCTGCGGCGGCACACGTGACCTGCTTCTCCAACGCGCTGGAGGGCCAGTTCTTCAACCAGACGGCGCCGCCGcaagccgccgcctccgcgacGGACCACCTCGGCctcgcctcctcctcgccgtTCCTGTCCAGCTTCACGCAGTACGGGCCGCTGCACCACGGCGGGGTGAGCCTGGTGCAGCTGCTGGAGAGCAGCgggtacggcggcggcggcgacctccCCGACATgcccaagcagcagcagcagcagcagggggGCGGCGAGCGGGAGCGGCTGAGCGCGTCGCAGGACACGGGGCTCACCTCCGACGCGCACCCCGagatctcctcctcctccggccaaCGATTCGACACCGAGCAGCTCTGGGGCTACTAA
- the LOC112900207 gene encoding transcription factor MYB16-like, whose translation MGRSPCCEKEGLKKGPWTPEEDQKLLAYIEQHGHGCWRSLPAKAGLQRCGKSCRLRWTNYLRPDIKRGKFSLQEEQTIIQLHALLGNRWSAIATHLPKRTDNEIKNYWNTHLKKRLAKMGIDPVTHKPRSDALGAGGGGAAGAQHARAAAHLSHTAQWESARLEAEARLAREARLRALAASASVSAPRAPPAPSAAAHGLESPTSTLSFSESAALASVLEAHGAAVAAAAAARAAMQPMQAYEEACKEHEQQQQWGDNVVHAADATFAGAGFTGLLLDGALNQQDLRPATSRDDVDADAGLQETEEEKNYWDSILNLVNSSSSVSLPTSVVVPAPETYSSSASLQTSVVVATPETYSSSASLTRSVEVPAPEAYSPSPVPEF comes from the exons ATGGGGCGATCGCCGTGCTGCGAGAAGGAGGGGCTGAAGAAGGGGCCGTGGACGCCGGAGGAGGACCAGAAGCTGCTCGCCTACATTGAGCAGCACGGCCACGGCTGCTGGCGCTCGCTGCCCGCCAAAGCCG GGCTGCAGCGGTGCGGTAAGAGCTGCCGGCTCCGATGGACGAACTACCTCCGGCCGGACATCAAGCGGGGCAAGTTCAGCCTGCAGGAGGAGCAGACCATCATCCAGCTCCACGCGCTGCTCGGCAACAG GTGGTCGGCGATCGCGACGCACCTGCCGAAGCGCACCGACAACGAGATCAAGAACTACTGGAACACGCACCTCAAGAAGCGGCTGGCCAAGATGGGCATCGACCCGGTCACGCACAAGCCGCGCTCCGACGCGctcggcgcgggcggcggcggcgccgcgggcgcGCAGCACGCCAGGGCCGCCGCGCACCTCAGCCACACGGCGCAGTGGGAGAGCGCGCGGCTCGAGGCCGAGGCGCGCCTGGCGCGCGAGGCCAggctgcgcgcgctcgccgcgTCCGCCTCCGTctcggcgccgcgcgcgccgccggccccctccgccgcggcgcaCGGACTCGAGTCGCCCACGTCCACGCTGAGCTTCTCCGAGAGCGCGGCGCTCGCCTCGGTGCTGGAGGCGCACggtgcggcggtggcggcggcggcggccgcgcgcgccgccatgCAGCCCATGCAGGCGTACGAGGAGGCGTGCaaggagcatgagcagcagcagcagtgggGCGACAACGTAGTCCATGCCGCCGACGCGACCTTCGCCGGGGCGGGGTTCACGGGGCTGCTTCTCGACGGCGCCTTGAACCAGCAGGACCTGAGGCCGGCGACCAGCAGGGACGACGTGGACGCGGACGCCGGGCTGCAGGAaacggaggaggagaagaactACTGGGACAGCATACTGAACCTGGTAAACTCGTCGTCGTCGGTGTCGCTGCCGACGTCGGTCGTGGTGCCCGCGCCCGAGACATACTCGTCATCAGCGTCGTTGCAGACGTCAGTCGTTGTGGCCACGCCCGAGACGTACTCGTCGTCGGCGTCGTTGACGAGGTCAGTCGAGGTGCCCGCGCCCGAGGCGTACTCACCGTCGCCGGTGCCGGAGTTCTGA
- the LOC112901479 gene encoding uncharacterized protein LOC112901479 — MVEDAPNALASVADHPHPAPPSRLVSKHRPRRRAAASRPPLPPPAPALSLPDLTQCHCCGVRFPTPQPGAKPKRRPVRPLSSLWRVVLLCAECLSLVSSAAVCSYCLSLDNLPPEDSAVSCRRCRRFVHQSCIPAEHRAALIQPVDVEDFLCVDCCPTVRPKVGGFNLGMNLEAYPRDPTSVAGGDALRKVVEVKSPSKRGKEAVGTDGFGGRGSDDPVLLDEELALQLHLAMNGSQRISRSGNSSTGASVEPGKGNNGVVAGRIDNGNQEICITNMMAQLDDEAEPGRNRVLKRFRRSDSFVTVVLALECVKGKHTAKRKGPPVTLQQNGLVNPYKKKYSKRSSIKQAKVEYIASRTMCDGNDIDGDHGDNGVAPMK; from the coding sequence ATGGTGGAAGACGCACCCAACGCCCTCGCCTCCGTGGCCGACCACCCCCACCCCGCCCCACCGTCCCGCCTTGTCTCCAagcaccgcccgcgccgccgcgccgcggcctCTCGCCCGCCCCTGCCGCCCCCGGCGCCCGCGCTCAGCCTGCCCGACCTCACCCAGTGCCACTGCTGCGGCGTCCGTTTCCCGACGCCGCAGCCGGGGGCCAAGCCCAAGCGCCGCCCGGTCCGCCCGCTCAGCTCCCTGTGGCGCGTCGTCCTCCTCTGCGCGGAATGCCTCTCCCTCGTCAGCTCCGCGGCCGTCTGCTCCTACTGCCTCTCCCTCGACAACCTCCCGCCCGAGGACTCCGCCGTCTCTTGTCGCCGGTGCAGGCGCTTCGTCCACCAATCCTGCATCCCAGCCGAACACCGCGCGGCCCTGATCCAGCCCGTCGACGTGGAGGATTTCCTCTGCGTCGATTGCTGCCCCACCGTGAGACCGAAGGTCGGGGGCTTCAATTTGGGGATGAATCTGGAGGCTTACCCCAGGGATCCTACCTCCGTGGCTGGGGGCGACGCTCTGAGGAAGGTTGTAGAGGTGAAGTCGCCTTCCAAGCGGGGTAAGGAAGCTGTTGGCACTGATGGGTTCGGGGGGCGGGGCAGTGATGATCCGGTGCTGCTGGATGAGGAGTTAGCTTTGCAGCTGCATCTGGCGATGAATGGATCACAGAGGATTTCACGGTCAGGGAACTCATCTACTGGTGCCTCTGTCGAGCCTGGCAAGGGGAATAATGGTGTGGTTGCTGGAAGGATTGACAATGGAAATCAGGAGATTTGTATAACCAATATGATGGCTCAGCTTGATGACGAAGCAGAGCCAGGTCGCAACAGGGTTTTAAAGCGTTTTAGGAGATCTGATTCCTTTGTCACAGTGGTTCTTGCACTAGAATGTGTGAAAGGTAAACACACAGCTAAAAGAAAAGGTCCTCCTGTGACTCTACAGCAGAATGGTTTGGTCAATCCTTATAAGAAGAAGTATAGCAAAAGGAGCTCAATTAAGCAAGCAAAAGTTGAATATATTGCAAGCAGGACCATGTGTGATGGGAACGACATAGATGGTGATCATGGTGATAATGGTGTTGCTCCTATGAAATAG
- the LOC112901641 gene encoding 30S ribosomal protein 3, chloroplastic, which translates to MLPMAVHPATTPALAPRARLAPPRTSTSLAAASSSSCSRIVRFETSRLPLRSLRSIAAAAADADAVEAEEEEVQLAGGEEALYEEEPEEYKVAVPQRQDPMLVLKFIWMEKNIGIALDQLVPGYGSIPLSPYYFWPRKDAWEELRAKLEEKEWISQKQMIILLNQATDIINLWQQGGGSLST; encoded by the exons ATGCTCCCAATGGCCGTCCACCCAGCCACCACGCCGGCCCTCGCCCCGCGCGCCCGCCTCGCCCCGCCCAGAACTTCCACCTCCCTGGCCgccgcctcgtcctcctcctgctcTCGCATCGTCCGTTTTGAGACCAGTAGGCTGCCCCTTCGCTCGCTCCGcagcatcgccgccgccgccgccgacgccgacgccgtcgaggcagaggaagaagaggtgcAACTAGCTGGAGGCGAGGAAGCTCTTTACGAGGAGGAACCTGAGGAG TACAAGGTGGCGGTGCCCCAGAGACAGGACCCGATGCTGGTACTCAAGTTCATCTGGATGGAGAAGAACATCGGCATAGCACTTGACCAGCTGGTTCCAGGCTATGGCAGCATCCCGTTAAGCCCGTACTACTTTTGGCCACGGAAAGACGCGTGGGAGGAGCTGAGAGCAAAGCTGGAGGAGAAAGAATGGATCTCGCAGAAGCAGATGATCATCCTTCTCAACCAGGCCACCGACATCATCAACCTCTGGCAGCAGGGTGGCGGGAGCCTGTCAACATGA